A genomic segment from Bombus huntii isolate Logan2020A chromosome 13, iyBomHunt1.1, whole genome shotgun sequence encodes:
- the LOC126872464 gene encoding probable nuclear hormone receptor HR38 isoform X3: MITMDAGHSQYRRYWQLHSPNGDSDNSNGSQRAVAITRNDVEQQQQPHRQRHQRQATTTVPVLACTNQSSTTTTTTAFTVASSMLLLQTQSPFGCSTLADLLSASYTDPADAGSLPEELDPFPELQLGNPQGVPTADESAQAQQTVHHQQPPQPPPSAAPLPEDVQPDSLSSSTPLPSFQETYTAQRYTRQELQVLGIKMDEAECYDNSVYPCATGHYPTEFSPTLPYHDHRQQHLHHHHQQQQSTLPPQQQHHHNHQGYFATETAPTPTTAVPPPSNHRQDSPYGAAVTVPMVYGPSPTITGGATPVAPTDNYPTVDNVVVGTPRPRRASLPTQRSESASSGSTESPKARGGSGGTGNSVSSPSPGSTTSNERAPPSPSQLCAVCGDTAACQHYGVRTCEGCKGFFKRTVQKGSKYVCLAEKACPVDKRRRNRCQFCRFQKCLMVGMVKEVVRTDSLRGRRGRLPSKPKSPQESPPSSPVSLITALVRAHLDTTPDQATLDYSQYRQSSPGDPPITEAEKTQQFYNLLTTSIDVIRTFADKIPGFTDLVREDQELLFQSASLELFVLRLAYRTKPEDTKLTFCNGVVLALEQCQRSFGDWLHSILEFSKALHILDVDTSAFACLCALTLVTARYGLKEPHRMEQLQSKIISSLRDHVTYNAEAQRKAHYLSRLLGKLPELRSLSVQGLQRIFYLKLEDLVPAPPMIETMFVGSLPF; this comes from the exons ATGATCACCATGGACGCCGGTCACTCTCAATATCGCAGATATT GGCAATTGCATTCGCCGAACGGCGACAGCGATAACAGCAACGGTAGTCAGCGTGCGGTGGCTATTACACGGAACGACGTagagcaacagcaacagccaCATCGCCAGCGGCATCAACGGCAGGCAACAACTACTGTTCCAGTTCTCGCCTGCACGAATCAGTCTTCTACAACCACGACAACCACCGCGTTCACGGTAGCATCAAGCATGCTTCTCCTACAGACGCAG AGTCCTTTCGGATGTAGCACTCTGGCGGATTTATTGAGTGCCTCGTACACGGATCCAGCGGATGCGGGAAGTCTACCGGAGGAGCTGGACCCATTTCCAGAACTACAGCTGGGTAATCCGCAAGGTGTACCCACGGCTGACGAGTCAGCCCAGGCACAACAAACGGTACATCATCAACAACCACCACAACCGCCTCCATCAGCAGCTCCTCTTCCCGAGGACGTGCAACCAGACTCCCTTAG CAGTTCTACACCCCTGCCAAGTTTCCAAGAAACCTACACGGCTCAACGGTACACCAGACAGGAACTGCAGGTTCTCGGCATCAAGATGGACGAGGCAGAATGTTACGATAACTCGGTGTATCCATGCGCCACCGGACATTATCCCACCGAATTTTCACCCACATTGCCCTACCACGACCACAGGCAACAACATCTTCATCATCACCATCAACAACAACAGTCAACACTTCCTCCGCAACAACAACATCATCATAATCATCAAGGTTATTTCGCGACAGAAACGGCTCCGACACCGACCACGGCTGTTCCTCCCCCATCGAATCATCGACAGGACTCGCCATATGGTGCAGCGGTCACTGTACCCATGGTGTATGGTCCATCACCGACCATAACTGGCGGTGCCACACCGGTTGCACCAACGGACAATTACCCTACCGTCGACAACGTCGTCGTAGGGACGCCTCGTCCACGGAGGGCGTCTCTACCCACGCAGAGGTCAGAGTCTGCGAG TAGTGGCAGTACAGAATCCCCGAAAGCACGCGGTGGAAGCGGAGGCACTGGAAATTCTGTGAGTTCTCCGTCACCTGGAAGCACAACCAGCAACGAACGAGCACCGCCGAGTCCCAGTCAATTGTGCGCTGTTTGTGGCGACACGGCAGCGTGTCAACACTATGGTGTGCGTACCTGTGAGGGCTGCAAAGGGTTCTTCAAGAGAACCGTGCAGAAAGGCTCAAAATACGTGTGTCTAGCAGAGAAAGCTTGCCCCGTTGACAAACGCCGACGGAATCGTTGCCAATTTTGTCGCTTCCAGAAGTGCTTGATGGTCGGTATGGTGAAAGAG GTTGTAAGGACGGATTCCTTGAGGGGTCGTCGAGGTAGACTACCATCGAAGCCAAAATCCCCACAAGAGTCGCCACCGAGTTCTCCAGTTTCCTTGATTACAGCTCTGGTTCGTGCACATTTGGACACGACACCCGATCAAGCGACATTAGACTATTCGCAGTATCGACAATCGAGTCCTGGTGATCCGCCTATCACAGAGGCCGAAAAGACTCAGCAATTTTACAATCTTCTCACTACGTCCATCGACGTGATTCGAACTTTTGCCGATAAGATTCCTGGTTTCACGGATTTAGTACGGGAAGATCAG GAGCTACTTTTCCAGTCAGCCAGTCTGGAACTCTTTGTTCTTCGGTTGGCGTACCGTACAAAACCAGAAGACACCAAGCTGACATTTTGCAACGGTGTGGTTCTGGCATTGGAACAATGTCAACGTAGCTTTGGCGATTGGCTCCACAGTATCCTCGAGTTCAGCAAAGCTCTTCATATTCTCGACGTAGACACTAGTGCTTTCGCTTGCCTGTGTGCGCTTACCCTCGTTACTG CAAGGTACGGCCTGAAGGAACCTCATCGCATGGAACAACTACAGTCGAAAATAATCTCGTCCCTTCGCGATCATGTCACCTATAACGCCGAAGCGCAGAGGAAAGCGCACTATCTGTCCCGTTTGTTAGGTAAACTACCGGAACTGAGGAGTCTGTCAGTGCAAGGGCTCCAGCGTATCTTTTACCTGAAACTGGAGGATCTGGTCCCGGCGCCACCAATGATCGAGACGATGTTTGTCGGTAGTCTACCGTTCTAA
- the LOC126872464 gene encoding probable nuclear hormone receptor HR38 isoform X4: MGQLHSPNGDSDNSNGSQRAVAITRNDVEQQQQPHRQRHQRQATTTVPVLACTNQSSTTTTTTAFTVASSMLLLQTQSPFGCSTLADLLSASYTDPADAGSLPEELDPFPELQLGNPQGVPTADESAQAQQTVHHQQPPQPPPSAAPLPEDVQPDSLSSSTPLPSFQETYTAQRYTRQELQVLGIKMDEAECYDNSVYPCATGHYPTEFSPTLPYHDHRQQHLHHHHQQQQSTLPPQQQHHHNHQGYFATETAPTPTTAVPPPSNHRQDSPYGAAVTVPMVYGPSPTITGGATPVAPTDNYPTVDNVVVGTPRPRRASLPTQRSESASSGSTESPKARGGSGGTGNSVSSPSPGSTTSNERAPPSPSQLCAVCGDTAACQHYGVRTCEGCKGFFKRTVQKGSKYVCLAEKACPVDKRRRNRCQFCRFQKCLMVGMVKEVVRTDSLRGRRGRLPSKPKSPQESPPSSPVSLITALVRAHLDTTPDQATLDYSQYRQSSPGDPPITEAEKTQQFYNLLTTSIDVIRTFADKIPGFTDLVREDQELLFQSASLELFVLRLAYRTKPEDTKLTFCNGVVLALEQCQRSFGDWLHSILEFSKALHILDVDTSAFACLCALTLVTARYGLKEPHRMEQLQSKIISSLRDHVTYNAEAQRKAHYLSRLLGKLPELRSLSVQGLQRIFYLKLEDLVPAPPMIETMFVGSLPF; encoded by the exons GGCAATTGCATTCGCCGAACGGCGACAGCGATAACAGCAACGGTAGTCAGCGTGCGGTGGCTATTACACGGAACGACGTagagcaacagcaacagccaCATCGCCAGCGGCATCAACGGCAGGCAACAACTACTGTTCCAGTTCTCGCCTGCACGAATCAGTCTTCTACAACCACGACAACCACCGCGTTCACGGTAGCATCAAGCATGCTTCTCCTACAGACGCAG AGTCCTTTCGGATGTAGCACTCTGGCGGATTTATTGAGTGCCTCGTACACGGATCCAGCGGATGCGGGAAGTCTACCGGAGGAGCTGGACCCATTTCCAGAACTACAGCTGGGTAATCCGCAAGGTGTACCCACGGCTGACGAGTCAGCCCAGGCACAACAAACGGTACATCATCAACAACCACCACAACCGCCTCCATCAGCAGCTCCTCTTCCCGAGGACGTGCAACCAGACTCCCTTAG CAGTTCTACACCCCTGCCAAGTTTCCAAGAAACCTACACGGCTCAACGGTACACCAGACAGGAACTGCAGGTTCTCGGCATCAAGATGGACGAGGCAGAATGTTACGATAACTCGGTGTATCCATGCGCCACCGGACATTATCCCACCGAATTTTCACCCACATTGCCCTACCACGACCACAGGCAACAACATCTTCATCATCACCATCAACAACAACAGTCAACACTTCCTCCGCAACAACAACATCATCATAATCATCAAGGTTATTTCGCGACAGAAACGGCTCCGACACCGACCACGGCTGTTCCTCCCCCATCGAATCATCGACAGGACTCGCCATATGGTGCAGCGGTCACTGTACCCATGGTGTATGGTCCATCACCGACCATAACTGGCGGTGCCACACCGGTTGCACCAACGGACAATTACCCTACCGTCGACAACGTCGTCGTAGGGACGCCTCGTCCACGGAGGGCGTCTCTACCCACGCAGAGGTCAGAGTCTGCGAG TAGTGGCAGTACAGAATCCCCGAAAGCACGCGGTGGAAGCGGAGGCACTGGAAATTCTGTGAGTTCTCCGTCACCTGGAAGCACAACCAGCAACGAACGAGCACCGCCGAGTCCCAGTCAATTGTGCGCTGTTTGTGGCGACACGGCAGCGTGTCAACACTATGGTGTGCGTACCTGTGAGGGCTGCAAAGGGTTCTTCAAGAGAACCGTGCAGAAAGGCTCAAAATACGTGTGTCTAGCAGAGAAAGCTTGCCCCGTTGACAAACGCCGACGGAATCGTTGCCAATTTTGTCGCTTCCAGAAGTGCTTGATGGTCGGTATGGTGAAAGAG GTTGTAAGGACGGATTCCTTGAGGGGTCGTCGAGGTAGACTACCATCGAAGCCAAAATCCCCACAAGAGTCGCCACCGAGTTCTCCAGTTTCCTTGATTACAGCTCTGGTTCGTGCACATTTGGACACGACACCCGATCAAGCGACATTAGACTATTCGCAGTATCGACAATCGAGTCCTGGTGATCCGCCTATCACAGAGGCCGAAAAGACTCAGCAATTTTACAATCTTCTCACTACGTCCATCGACGTGATTCGAACTTTTGCCGATAAGATTCCTGGTTTCACGGATTTAGTACGGGAAGATCAG GAGCTACTTTTCCAGTCAGCCAGTCTGGAACTCTTTGTTCTTCGGTTGGCGTACCGTACAAAACCAGAAGACACCAAGCTGACATTTTGCAACGGTGTGGTTCTGGCATTGGAACAATGTCAACGTAGCTTTGGCGATTGGCTCCACAGTATCCTCGAGTTCAGCAAAGCTCTTCATATTCTCGACGTAGACACTAGTGCTTTCGCTTGCCTGTGTGCGCTTACCCTCGTTACTG CAAGGTACGGCCTGAAGGAACCTCATCGCATGGAACAACTACAGTCGAAAATAATCTCGTCCCTTCGCGATCATGTCACCTATAACGCCGAAGCGCAGAGGAAAGCGCACTATCTGTCCCGTTTGTTAGGTAAACTACCGGAACTGAGGAGTCTGTCAGTGCAAGGGCTCCAGCGTATCTTTTACCTGAAACTGGAGGATCTGGTCCCGGCGCCACCAATGATCGAGACGATGTTTGTCGGTAGTCTACCGTTCTAA
- the LOC126872464 gene encoding nuclear receptor subfamily 4 group A member 2-like isoform X2 has translation MREVFELLGGVLTSEDVFRKDSSSLSTTQTGQLHSPNGDSDNSNGSQRAVAITRNDVEQQQQPHRQRHQRQATTTVPVLACTNQSSTTTTTTAFTVASSMLLLQTQSPFGCSTLADLLSASYTDPADAGSLPEELDPFPELQLGNPQGVPTADESAQAQQTVHHQQPPQPPPSAAPLPEDVQPDSLSSSTPLPSFQETYTAQRYTRQELQVLGIKMDEAECYDNSVYPCATGHYPTEFSPTLPYHDHRQQHLHHHHQQQQSTLPPQQQHHHNHQGYFATETAPTPTTAVPPPSNHRQDSPYGAAVTVPMVYGPSPTITGGATPVAPTDNYPTVDNVVVGTPRPRRASLPTQRSESASSGSTESPKARGGSGGTGNSVSSPSPGSTTSNERAPPSPSQLCAVCGDTAACQHYGVRTCEGCKGFFKRTVQKGSKYVCLAEKACPVDKRRRNRCQFCRFQKCLMVGMVKEVVRTDSLRGRRGRLPSKPKSPQESPPSSPVSLITALVRAHLDTTPDQATLDYSQYRQSSPGDPPITEAEKTQQFYNLLTTSIDVIRTFADKIPGFTDLVREDQELLFQSASLELFVLRLAYRTKPEDTKLTFCNGVVLALEQCQRSFGDWLHSILEFSKALHILDVDTSAFACLCALTLVTARYGLKEPHRMEQLQSKIISSLRDHVTYNAEAQRKAHYLSRLLGKLPELRSLSVQGLQRIFYLKLEDLVPAPPMIETMFVGSLPF, from the exons GGCAATTGCATTCGCCGAACGGCGACAGCGATAACAGCAACGGTAGTCAGCGTGCGGTGGCTATTACACGGAACGACGTagagcaacagcaacagccaCATCGCCAGCGGCATCAACGGCAGGCAACAACTACTGTTCCAGTTCTCGCCTGCACGAATCAGTCTTCTACAACCACGACAACCACCGCGTTCACGGTAGCATCAAGCATGCTTCTCCTACAGACGCAG AGTCCTTTCGGATGTAGCACTCTGGCGGATTTATTGAGTGCCTCGTACACGGATCCAGCGGATGCGGGAAGTCTACCGGAGGAGCTGGACCCATTTCCAGAACTACAGCTGGGTAATCCGCAAGGTGTACCCACGGCTGACGAGTCAGCCCAGGCACAACAAACGGTACATCATCAACAACCACCACAACCGCCTCCATCAGCAGCTCCTCTTCCCGAGGACGTGCAACCAGACTCCCTTAG CAGTTCTACACCCCTGCCAAGTTTCCAAGAAACCTACACGGCTCAACGGTACACCAGACAGGAACTGCAGGTTCTCGGCATCAAGATGGACGAGGCAGAATGTTACGATAACTCGGTGTATCCATGCGCCACCGGACATTATCCCACCGAATTTTCACCCACATTGCCCTACCACGACCACAGGCAACAACATCTTCATCATCACCATCAACAACAACAGTCAACACTTCCTCCGCAACAACAACATCATCATAATCATCAAGGTTATTTCGCGACAGAAACGGCTCCGACACCGACCACGGCTGTTCCTCCCCCATCGAATCATCGACAGGACTCGCCATATGGTGCAGCGGTCACTGTACCCATGGTGTATGGTCCATCACCGACCATAACTGGCGGTGCCACACCGGTTGCACCAACGGACAATTACCCTACCGTCGACAACGTCGTCGTAGGGACGCCTCGTCCACGGAGGGCGTCTCTACCCACGCAGAGGTCAGAGTCTGCGAG TAGTGGCAGTACAGAATCCCCGAAAGCACGCGGTGGAAGCGGAGGCACTGGAAATTCTGTGAGTTCTCCGTCACCTGGAAGCACAACCAGCAACGAACGAGCACCGCCGAGTCCCAGTCAATTGTGCGCTGTTTGTGGCGACACGGCAGCGTGTCAACACTATGGTGTGCGTACCTGTGAGGGCTGCAAAGGGTTCTTCAAGAGAACCGTGCAGAAAGGCTCAAAATACGTGTGTCTAGCAGAGAAAGCTTGCCCCGTTGACAAACGCCGACGGAATCGTTGCCAATTTTGTCGCTTCCAGAAGTGCTTGATGGTCGGTATGGTGAAAGAG GTTGTAAGGACGGATTCCTTGAGGGGTCGTCGAGGTAGACTACCATCGAAGCCAAAATCCCCACAAGAGTCGCCACCGAGTTCTCCAGTTTCCTTGATTACAGCTCTGGTTCGTGCACATTTGGACACGACACCCGATCAAGCGACATTAGACTATTCGCAGTATCGACAATCGAGTCCTGGTGATCCGCCTATCACAGAGGCCGAAAAGACTCAGCAATTTTACAATCTTCTCACTACGTCCATCGACGTGATTCGAACTTTTGCCGATAAGATTCCTGGTTTCACGGATTTAGTACGGGAAGATCAG GAGCTACTTTTCCAGTCAGCCAGTCTGGAACTCTTTGTTCTTCGGTTGGCGTACCGTACAAAACCAGAAGACACCAAGCTGACATTTTGCAACGGTGTGGTTCTGGCATTGGAACAATGTCAACGTAGCTTTGGCGATTGGCTCCACAGTATCCTCGAGTTCAGCAAAGCTCTTCATATTCTCGACGTAGACACTAGTGCTTTCGCTTGCCTGTGTGCGCTTACCCTCGTTACTG CAAGGTACGGCCTGAAGGAACCTCATCGCATGGAACAACTACAGTCGAAAATAATCTCGTCCCTTCGCGATCATGTCACCTATAACGCCGAAGCGCAGAGGAAAGCGCACTATCTGTCCCGTTTGTTAGGTAAACTACCGGAACTGAGGAGTCTGTCAGTGCAAGGGCTCCAGCGTATCTTTTACCTGAAACTGGAGGATCTGGTCCCGGCGCCACCAATGATCGAGACGATGTTTGTCGGTAGTCTACCGTTCTAA
- the LOC126872464 gene encoding probable nuclear hormone receptor HR38 isoform X5, translating into MLLLQTQSPFGCSTLADLLSASYTDPADAGSLPEELDPFPELQLGNPQGVPTADESAQAQQTVHHQQPPQPPPSAAPLPEDVQPDSLSSSTPLPSFQETYTAQRYTRQELQVLGIKMDEAECYDNSVYPCATGHYPTEFSPTLPYHDHRQQHLHHHHQQQQSTLPPQQQHHHNHQGYFATETAPTPTTAVPPPSNHRQDSPYGAAVTVPMVYGPSPTITGGATPVAPTDNYPTVDNVVVGTPRPRRASLPTQRSESASSGSTESPKARGGSGGTGNSVSSPSPGSTTSNERAPPSPSQLCAVCGDTAACQHYGVRTCEGCKGFFKRTVQKGSKYVCLAEKACPVDKRRRNRCQFCRFQKCLMVGMVKEVVRTDSLRGRRGRLPSKPKSPQESPPSSPVSLITALVRAHLDTTPDQATLDYSQYRQSSPGDPPITEAEKTQQFYNLLTTSIDVIRTFADKIPGFTDLVREDQELLFQSASLELFVLRLAYRTKPEDTKLTFCNGVVLALEQCQRSFGDWLHSILEFSKALHILDVDTSAFACLCALTLVTARYGLKEPHRMEQLQSKIISSLRDHVTYNAEAQRKAHYLSRLLGKLPELRSLSVQGLQRIFYLKLEDLVPAPPMIETMFVGSLPF; encoded by the exons ATGCTTCTCCTACAGACGCAG AGTCCTTTCGGATGTAGCACTCTGGCGGATTTATTGAGTGCCTCGTACACGGATCCAGCGGATGCGGGAAGTCTACCGGAGGAGCTGGACCCATTTCCAGAACTACAGCTGGGTAATCCGCAAGGTGTACCCACGGCTGACGAGTCAGCCCAGGCACAACAAACGGTACATCATCAACAACCACCACAACCGCCTCCATCAGCAGCTCCTCTTCCCGAGGACGTGCAACCAGACTCCCTTAG CAGTTCTACACCCCTGCCAAGTTTCCAAGAAACCTACACGGCTCAACGGTACACCAGACAGGAACTGCAGGTTCTCGGCATCAAGATGGACGAGGCAGAATGTTACGATAACTCGGTGTATCCATGCGCCACCGGACATTATCCCACCGAATTTTCACCCACATTGCCCTACCACGACCACAGGCAACAACATCTTCATCATCACCATCAACAACAACAGTCAACACTTCCTCCGCAACAACAACATCATCATAATCATCAAGGTTATTTCGCGACAGAAACGGCTCCGACACCGACCACGGCTGTTCCTCCCCCATCGAATCATCGACAGGACTCGCCATATGGTGCAGCGGTCACTGTACCCATGGTGTATGGTCCATCACCGACCATAACTGGCGGTGCCACACCGGTTGCACCAACGGACAATTACCCTACCGTCGACAACGTCGTCGTAGGGACGCCTCGTCCACGGAGGGCGTCTCTACCCACGCAGAGGTCAGAGTCTGCGAG TAGTGGCAGTACAGAATCCCCGAAAGCACGCGGTGGAAGCGGAGGCACTGGAAATTCTGTGAGTTCTCCGTCACCTGGAAGCACAACCAGCAACGAACGAGCACCGCCGAGTCCCAGTCAATTGTGCGCTGTTTGTGGCGACACGGCAGCGTGTCAACACTATGGTGTGCGTACCTGTGAGGGCTGCAAAGGGTTCTTCAAGAGAACCGTGCAGAAAGGCTCAAAATACGTGTGTCTAGCAGAGAAAGCTTGCCCCGTTGACAAACGCCGACGGAATCGTTGCCAATTTTGTCGCTTCCAGAAGTGCTTGATGGTCGGTATGGTGAAAGAG GTTGTAAGGACGGATTCCTTGAGGGGTCGTCGAGGTAGACTACCATCGAAGCCAAAATCCCCACAAGAGTCGCCACCGAGTTCTCCAGTTTCCTTGATTACAGCTCTGGTTCGTGCACATTTGGACACGACACCCGATCAAGCGACATTAGACTATTCGCAGTATCGACAATCGAGTCCTGGTGATCCGCCTATCACAGAGGCCGAAAAGACTCAGCAATTTTACAATCTTCTCACTACGTCCATCGACGTGATTCGAACTTTTGCCGATAAGATTCCTGGTTTCACGGATTTAGTACGGGAAGATCAG GAGCTACTTTTCCAGTCAGCCAGTCTGGAACTCTTTGTTCTTCGGTTGGCGTACCGTACAAAACCAGAAGACACCAAGCTGACATTTTGCAACGGTGTGGTTCTGGCATTGGAACAATGTCAACGTAGCTTTGGCGATTGGCTCCACAGTATCCTCGAGTTCAGCAAAGCTCTTCATATTCTCGACGTAGACACTAGTGCTTTCGCTTGCCTGTGTGCGCTTACCCTCGTTACTG CAAGGTACGGCCTGAAGGAACCTCATCGCATGGAACAACTACAGTCGAAAATAATCTCGTCCCTTCGCGATCATGTCACCTATAACGCCGAAGCGCAGAGGAAAGCGCACTATCTGTCCCGTTTGTTAGGTAAACTACCGGAACTGAGGAGTCTGTCAGTGCAAGGGCTCCAGCGTATCTTTTACCTGAAACTGGAGGATCTGGTCCCGGCGCCACCAATGATCGAGACGATGTTTGTCGGTAGTCTACCGTTCTAA